One Amycolatopsis thermophila DNA segment encodes these proteins:
- a CDS encoding glycosyltransferase family 87 protein — protein MRHGSAAERVRLGLELLLALGLFAALAYYAHGIRKWPTDVDVYRLGADTFLKGHSIYSELPVSAIGGALPYTYPPFSAVLFTPLAIIPPPIGYPLLTAATCLALFPIVLAYRKASPELRGLLAKPWMVVAGACVMVVAHPVSNTIFWGQINVLLMMLVAVDVLWPNPRWPRGALIGIAAAVKLTPAGFVLIFLLRKDFRAVVTSFVSFLVMSAIAFVLMPGDSWTYWTDRVFHATGMNIGPIHANESVTATFEKLHLTGTTLTVAGGLGVIAVVVMTFLGTARALRDDNLALALGVNTAGVLLISPISWSHHWVLALPTAALVLVMGVRKNNKWLIVSGWAAVVILWLAPHYWVPLEWQHWSFAQQVAGSSYQIVAVVFLVVMAARWFRGRGKPAPADALDFELANELTGPAMAAVERAGGGVRTPARAGDEA, from the coding sequence ATGAGGCACGGGAGTGCCGCCGAGCGGGTGCGCCTTGGCCTGGAGCTGCTGCTCGCGCTCGGCCTGTTCGCGGCGCTCGCGTACTACGCCCACGGCATCCGGAAGTGGCCGACGGACGTCGACGTCTACCGGCTCGGCGCGGACACCTTCCTCAAGGGGCACTCGATCTACTCGGAACTGCCGGTCTCGGCCATCGGCGGCGCGCTGCCCTACACCTACCCGCCGTTCTCGGCGGTGCTGTTCACGCCGCTGGCGATCATCCCGCCGCCGATCGGCTACCCGCTGCTGACGGCCGCGACCTGCCTGGCGCTGTTCCCGATCGTCCTCGCCTACCGCAAGGCCTCCCCGGAGCTGCGCGGGCTGCTGGCCAAGCCGTGGATGGTGGTCGCGGGCGCGTGCGTCATGGTGGTCGCGCACCCGGTGTCGAACACGATCTTCTGGGGCCAGATCAACGTCCTGCTGATGATGCTGGTCGCGGTGGACGTCCTGTGGCCCAACCCACGCTGGCCGCGGGGCGCGCTGATCGGCATCGCCGCGGCGGTGAAGCTGACCCCGGCCGGGTTCGTGCTGATCTTCCTGCTGCGCAAGGACTTCCGCGCGGTGGTCACCAGCTTCGTCAGCTTCCTGGTGATGTCGGCGATCGCGTTCGTCCTCATGCCCGGTGACTCGTGGACCTACTGGACCGACCGCGTCTTCCACGCGACGGGCATGAACATCGGCCCGATCCACGCGAACGAGTCGGTCACCGCGACCTTCGAGAAGCTGCACCTGACCGGCACGACGCTGACCGTGGCCGGCGGGCTGGGCGTGATCGCCGTGGTCGTGATGACCTTCCTCGGCACGGCGCGCGCGCTTCGGGACGACAACCTCGCGCTGGCGCTGGGCGTGAACACCGCCGGGGTTCTGCTGATCTCGCCGATCTCGTGGTCGCACCACTGGGTCCTGGCCCTGCCGACGGCCGCGCTGGTCCTGGTGATGGGCGTGCGGAAGAACAACAAGTGGCTGATCGTGTCCGGCTGGGCGGCGGTGGTCATCCTGTGGCTGGCGCCGCACTACTGGGTGCCGCTGGAGTGGCAGCACTGGAGTTTCGCGCAGCAGGTGGCCGGCAGCAGCTACCAGATCGTGGCCGTGGTGTTCCTGGTCGTGATGGCGGCGCGGTGGTTCCGTGGGCGCGGCAAGCCCGCCCCGGCCGATGCCCTGGACTTCGAGCTGGCCAATGAGCTGACCGGTCCGGCGATGGCGGCCGTCGAGCGTGCCGGTGGCGGGGTCCGCACACCGGCCCGCGCGGGCGACGAGGCTTGA
- the dapB gene encoding 4-hydroxy-tetrahydrodipicolinate reductase has translation MNARGEDNPIRVGVLGAQGLMGAQVVKAAGEAPDTTVVATVDAGDDLARLTGAGAEVVVDFTHPDAVMGNLEWAVANGLHAVVGTTGFTDERLAQVRSWLSAKPEVGVLIAPNFALGAVLAMRFAQQAARFYDSVEVIELHHNRKADAPSGTAAHTARLISQARREAGRKPGADATTSELDGARGARVDDVHVHSVRLPGLVAHEEILFGQEGETLTIRHDSMDRTSFMPGVLLGVREVLKRPGLTVGLENVLDL, from the coding sequence ATGAACGCCCGCGGCGAGGACAACCCCATCCGGGTCGGTGTGCTGGGCGCCCAGGGACTCATGGGGGCGCAGGTGGTCAAGGCCGCCGGGGAGGCGCCCGACACCACCGTCGTGGCGACGGTCGACGCCGGGGACGACCTGGCGCGGCTGACCGGGGCCGGGGCGGAGGTCGTCGTCGACTTCACCCACCCGGACGCGGTGATGGGCAACCTGGAGTGGGCGGTGGCCAACGGCCTGCACGCGGTCGTCGGCACCACCGGGTTCACCGACGAGCGTCTGGCGCAGGTGCGGTCGTGGCTGTCCGCCAAGCCGGAGGTCGGGGTGCTGATCGCGCCGAACTTCGCGCTCGGCGCGGTGCTCGCGATGCGGTTCGCCCAGCAGGCGGCGCGGTTCTACGACTCGGTCGAGGTCATCGAGCTGCACCACAACCGCAAGGCCGACGCCCCCTCCGGCACCGCGGCCCACACCGCGCGGCTCATCTCGCAGGCCCGCCGCGAGGCCGGCCGCAAGCCGGGCGCGGACGCCACCACGAGCGAGCTGGACGGCGCCCGCGGCGCGCGGGTGGACGACGTGCACGTGCACTCGGTGCGGCTGCCCGGTCTCGTCGCGCACGAGGAGATCCTGTTCGGGCAGGAGGGCGAGACGCTCACCATCCGCCACGACTCGATGGACCGCACCTCGTTCATGCCGGGCGTGCTGCTCGGCGTGCGGGAGGTGCTGAAGCGGCCGGGCCTGACCGTCGGCCTCGAGAACGTGCTCGACCTGTGA
- a CDS encoding GNAT family N-acetyltransferase produces MSTVTVREAVETDAAEIARIQRVTWRTAYQGVLSEQALAELDSADTEARWAEAIAHPGSRVHLAVEGSFVVGFCVAGPAPRDDVADAHGALPADAGRTGLIGTLLVEPRWARRGHGARLLAAAAAGLRELGADRGITWAAETDAATLSFFRRAGWHPDGTVRTLDTGEGRLRELRLTGALEIPLVE; encoded by the coding sequence ATGAGCACCGTGACCGTCCGTGAAGCCGTCGAAACCGATGCGGCGGAGATCGCGCGCATCCAGCGCGTCACCTGGCGGACCGCCTACCAGGGGGTGCTGAGCGAGCAGGCGCTGGCCGAGCTGGATTCGGCGGACACCGAGGCGCGGTGGGCGGAGGCGATCGCGCACCCCGGTTCCCGCGTGCACCTCGCGGTCGAGGGCAGTTTCGTCGTCGGGTTCTGCGTGGCCGGACCGGCGCCGCGCGACGACGTCGCCGACGCGCACGGCGCCCTGCCCGCGGACGCCGGCCGCACCGGCCTGATCGGCACCCTGCTGGTCGAACCCCGCTGGGCCCGGCGCGGGCACGGCGCCCGCCTGCTGGCCGCGGCGGCCGCGGGGCTGCGCGAGCTGGGCGCCGACCGGGGCATCACGTGGGCGGCGGAGACCGATGCGGCGACGCTGAGCTTCTTCCGCCGCGCCGGCTGGCACCCCGACGGCACGGTGCGCACCCTCGACACCGGCGAGGGGCGGTTGCGGGAACTCCGCCTGACCGGCGCTCTCGAGATCCCGCTGGTCGAGTGA
- a CDS encoding M16 family metallopeptidase, producing the protein MARQIAGHEQAVGTTRTLETGANGLLVKRTVLPGGLRVVTEHVPGVRSATVGLWVGVGSRDETPKVAGAAHYLEHLLFKGTTNRSAVRIAEEIDAVGGELNAFTAKEHTCYYAQVLDEDLPLAVDLVTDVVFEALCADSDVDTERSVVLEEIAMRDDDPEDLLHDTFVTTVLGSHPLARPVLGTHESITGMSAAGLRGFYRRRYTLPRMVLAVAGNVEHAQVLRLARKALGGRLSGSDTPVAPRAGKARVAGERRLVLHGDDTEQAHVMLGMKALSRHDERRYALSVLNAALGGGMSSRLFQEIREQRGLAYQVYSSVAAYSDTGHFSVYAGCQPERLGEVSAVLRDVLGQVGKDGFTDAEVVRAKGQLRGGLVLGLEDTASRMSRIGKQELNYGDHVTVDEAVERIAAVTTEEVCELARTLFGTPGGVTAAAVVGPYAHEQDLPEDLHEVIAK; encoded by the coding sequence ATGGCGCGACAGATTGCCGGGCACGAGCAGGCCGTGGGCACCACGCGCACGCTCGAGACCGGGGCGAACGGCCTCCTCGTCAAGCGCACGGTGCTGCCGGGCGGGCTGCGGGTGGTCACCGAGCACGTGCCGGGGGTCCGGTCGGCGACCGTGGGCCTGTGGGTCGGGGTCGGCTCGCGGGACGAGACGCCGAAGGTCGCCGGTGCGGCGCACTACCTGGAACACCTGCTGTTCAAGGGCACCACGAACCGGTCCGCGGTGCGGATCGCGGAGGAGATCGACGCGGTCGGTGGTGAGCTGAACGCGTTCACCGCGAAGGAGCACACCTGCTACTACGCGCAGGTGCTCGACGAGGACCTGCCGCTGGCGGTGGACCTCGTCACCGACGTGGTGTTCGAGGCGCTCTGCGCGGACTCCGATGTGGACACCGAGCGCAGCGTGGTGCTCGAGGAGATCGCGATGCGCGACGACGACCCCGAGGACCTGCTGCACGACACGTTCGTCACCACCGTGCTGGGCTCGCACCCGCTGGCGCGGCCGGTGCTGGGCACCCACGAGTCGATCACCGGCATGTCGGCGGCCGGGCTGCGCGGGTTCTACCGGCGCCGGTACACGCTGCCGAGGATGGTGCTCGCGGTGGCCGGCAACGTCGAGCACGCCCAGGTGCTGCGCCTGGCGCGCAAGGCCCTGGGTGGTCGTCTGTCCGGTTCGGACACCCCCGTCGCGCCGCGCGCGGGCAAGGCGCGGGTGGCAGGGGAGCGGCGGCTGGTGCTGCACGGCGACGACACGGAGCAGGCGCACGTCATGCTCGGCATGAAGGCCCTGTCGCGACACGACGAGCGGCGCTACGCGCTGTCGGTGCTCAACGCCGCGCTCGGCGGCGGCATGAGCTCGCGCCTGTTCCAGGAGATCCGTGAGCAGCGCGGGCTGGCCTACCAGGTGTACTCGTCGGTGGCGGCCTACTCCGACACCGGGCACTTCTCCGTCTACGCCGGATGCCAGCCGGAGCGGCTGGGCGAGGTGTCGGCGGTGCTGCGGGACGTGCTCGGCCAGGTCGGCAAGGACGGCTTCACCGACGCCGAGGTCGTGCGCGCCAAGGGGCAGCTGCGCGGCGGGCTGGTGCTGGGCCTGGAAGACACGGCGTCGCGGATGTCGCGCATCGGCAAGCAGGAGCTCAACTACGGCGACCACGTGACCGTCGACGAGGCCGTGGAGCGCATCGCCGCAGTGACCACCGAGGAGGTGTGTGAGCTGGCCCGCACCCTGTTCGGGACGCCGGGTGGGGTCACCGCCGCCGCGGTCGTCGGGCCGTACGCTCACGAGCAGGACCTACCGGAAGATCTGCACGAGGTGATCGCGAAATGA
- a CDS encoding tetratricopeptide repeat protein, with amino-acid sequence MKARNTALVLTAALVVYLVLLGQRAIALIATGTGVGIALGIGVLVLPLLGLWMVLATWRSGTRIQHLARRLDAEGGLPDVAGLPRRPSGRVDRAAADAWFEERRAELEEHPGDWRYWYRLAHAYDLAGDRRRARATMRKALELESAESARG; translated from the coding sequence GTGAAGGCCCGCAACACCGCCCTGGTGCTGACCGCCGCGCTGGTGGTCTACCTGGTGCTGCTCGGGCAGCGGGCGATCGCCCTGATCGCGACCGGCACCGGGGTGGGCATCGCACTGGGGATCGGCGTGCTGGTCCTGCCGCTGCTCGGGCTGTGGATGGTGCTCGCGACCTGGCGGTCCGGGACGCGGATCCAGCACCTCGCGCGGCGGCTCGACGCCGAGGGCGGGCTGCCCGACGTGGCCGGCCTGCCGCGCCGTCCGTCGGGCCGGGTGGACCGCGCCGCAGCCGACGCGTGGTTCGAGGAGCGCCGCGCGGAGCTCGAGGAACACCCCGGGGACTGGCGGTACTGGTACCGGCTGGCCCACGCGTACGACCTCGCGGGCGACCGGCGCCGCGCCCGCGCCACCATGCGCAAGGCCCTGGAGCTGGAGTCGGCCGAGTCCGCTCGCGGCTGA
- a CDS encoding winged helix-turn-helix domain-containing protein produces METMSVAAARRAALAAQGFADPRPESAPTRRHLRRVLSRVQLIQLDSVNVAVRAHYAPLFARLGAYDQALIDEAAWTHTSRKPRMLVETWAHEASLIPVEDWPLLRSGAKRPGWWRNYQRLADRSPGLVEDVLAVVKELGPIGAGGIERELEGESKRTPGSWWERSEVKKICELLFGLGQLTTGTRRSFERLYDLTERVVPAEVLARRVTAEQGARELISRAATALGVATEPDLRDYYRLGPDVSRQAVAELVEDGVLEQVAVRGWRGPAYRLVGARMPRKVTGRALLCPFDPLIWERARTERLFGFRYRIEIYVPEPQRVHGYYVFPFLLDGELVARVDLKADREAGVLRVPGAFAEPDVEVPRVAAELAGELRVMASWLGLDGVVVGERGDLASTLKRA; encoded by the coding sequence ATGGAGACGATGAGTGTGGCGGCCGCACGACGGGCCGCGCTGGCCGCGCAGGGGTTCGCCGACCCCCGGCCGGAGTCCGCGCCCACGAGGCGGCACCTGCGGCGTGTGCTGTCGCGCGTGCAGCTGATCCAGCTGGACTCGGTGAACGTGGCGGTCCGGGCGCACTACGCGCCGCTGTTCGCGCGCCTGGGCGCCTACGACCAGGCGCTGATCGACGAGGCCGCCTGGACGCACACCAGCCGCAAGCCGCGCATGCTCGTGGAGACCTGGGCGCACGAGGCGAGCCTGATCCCGGTGGAGGACTGGCCGCTGCTCCGCTCGGGCGCGAAGCGGCCCGGGTGGTGGCGCAACTACCAGCGCCTGGCCGACCGCTCGCCCGGGCTGGTGGAGGACGTGCTGGCCGTGGTGAAGGAGCTCGGGCCGATCGGCGCGGGCGGCATCGAGCGCGAGCTGGAGGGCGAGTCCAAGCGCACCCCGGGGTCGTGGTGGGAGCGTTCGGAGGTCAAGAAGATCTGCGAACTGCTGTTCGGGCTGGGACAGCTCACCACCGGCACGCGGCGTTCGTTCGAGCGGCTCTACGACCTGACCGAGCGGGTCGTGCCGGCCGAGGTGCTGGCGCGCCGGGTGACGGCGGAGCAGGGCGCGCGCGAGCTGATCTCCCGGGCGGCGACGGCGCTGGGCGTGGCCACGGAGCCGGATCTGCGCGACTACTACCGGCTCGGCCCCGACGTCAGCCGCCAGGCGGTGGCGGAGCTGGTCGAGGACGGGGTGCTGGAACAGGTCGCGGTTCGCGGCTGGCGCGGCCCGGCGTACCGGCTGGTGGGGGCGCGGATGCCGCGCAAGGTCACCGGGCGGGCGCTGCTGTGCCCGTTCGACCCCCTGATCTGGGAGCGCGCCCGCACCGAGCGGCTGTTCGGGTTCCGGTACCGCATCGAGATCTACGTGCCGGAGCCGCAGCGCGTGCACGGCTACTACGTGTTCCCGTTCCTGCTCGACGGCGAGCTGGTGGCGCGGGTGGACCTCAAGGCCGACCGGGAGGCCGGGGTGCTGCGGGTGCCGGGCGCGTTCGCCGAGCCGGATGTCGAGGTGCCGCGGGTGGCTGCGGAGCTGGCGGGGGAGCTGCGGGTGATGGCGTCGTGGCTGGGGTTGGACGGTGTCGTGGTGGGGGAGCGGGGTGATCTGGCGTCGACGTTGAAACGCGCCTGA
- a CDS encoding GtrA family protein, with amino-acid sequence MQRDIRVTRSPAERFASFCATVVRYLPLGLNTLVPPSFVGFALINGFTFAVDLVLLTLGHGVAGLPLPAAITIAYVCAFALSFVLNRVFNFRSHAPVGRQAVLYAVAVAVNYFAFILGAGAGLAALGLEYHLARILAGACEAVFLYSVLRWIVFAERGRE; translated from the coding sequence GTGCAACGGGACATCCGGGTGACGCGCTCGCCCGCGGAGAGGTTCGCGTCGTTCTGCGCGACGGTCGTGCGGTACCTGCCCCTCGGGCTGAACACGCTGGTCCCGCCCAGTTTCGTGGGGTTCGCGCTGATCAACGGGTTCACCTTCGCCGTCGACCTGGTCCTGCTCACGCTCGGTCACGGTGTGGCGGGCCTGCCGCTGCCGGCCGCGATCACGATCGCCTACGTGTGCGCGTTCGCGCTGAGTTTCGTGCTCAACCGCGTGTTCAACTTCCGCTCGCACGCTCCCGTCGGCCGTCAGGCCGTGCTCTACGCCGTCGCCGTGGCCGTCAACTACTTCGCGTTCATCCTCGGCGCCGGGGCCGGCCTGGCCGCGCTGGGCCTGGAATACCACCTCGCCCGGATCCTCGCCGGCGCGTGCGAGGCCGTGTTCCTCTACAGCGTGCTGCGCTGGATCGTGTTCGCCGAGCGCGGCCGGGAGTAG
- a CDS encoding polyribonucleotide nucleotidyltransferase, whose amino-acid sequence MTEASGPVVHEAEAVIDNGKFGTRTIRFETGRLARQAAGAVVAYLDEETMLLSATTASKQPKEHFDFFPLTVDVEERMYAAGRIPGAFFRREGRPSTDAILTCRLIDRPLRPSFADGLRNEIQIVVTVQSLHPEDPYDVLAINAASASTQIGGLPFSGPIGGVRVALIDGQWVAFPTWSQLEKATFNMVVAGRVVGDDVAIMMVEAEGTENTLDLIDGGAPAPTEQAVAEGLAAAKPFIRVLCEAQQRLADAAAKPTGDFPVFPAYQQDAYDAVAAIASEDLAKALTIAGKQERENATDEVKAAVLAKVGLGEGEAFEGRDKEIGAAFRALTKKLIRQRILRDKVRIDGRGLTDIRQLAAEVAVIPRAHGSALFERGETQILGVTTLNMLRMEQQIDSLSPETTKRYLHHYNFPPFSTGETGRVGSPKRREIGHGMLAERALVPVLPKRDEFPYAIRQVSEALGSNGSTSMGSVCASTMSLLNAGVPLKAPVAGIAMGLVSDEVDGETRYVALTDILGAEDAFGDMDFKVAGTKDFITALQLDTKLDGIPSEVLAGALNQAKDARLTILEVLAEAIDSPDEMSPYAPRVTSVKIPVDKIGEVIGPKGKMINSITEETGADISIEDDGTIYVGAADGPSAEAAIGKINAIANPQLPKVGERFLGTVVKTAAFGAFVSLLPGKDGLIHISKLGNGKRIGKVEDVVNVGDKLRVEIADIDNRGKISLVLVKDEDEGEKKAEEQPAEGAEAK is encoded by the coding sequence ATGACCGAAGCAAGCGGACCCGTCGTGCACGAGGCCGAGGCCGTCATCGACAACGGCAAGTTCGGCACCCGCACGATCCGCTTCGAGACGGGCAGGCTCGCCCGGCAGGCCGCCGGCGCCGTCGTCGCCTACCTGGACGAAGAGACGATGCTGCTGTCGGCGACCACCGCCTCCAAGCAGCCGAAGGAGCACTTCGACTTCTTCCCGCTGACGGTGGACGTCGAGGAGCGGATGTACGCCGCGGGCCGGATCCCGGGCGCGTTCTTCCGCCGCGAGGGCCGTCCCTCCACCGACGCGATCCTGACCTGCCGCCTGATCGACCGGCCGCTGCGCCCGTCGTTCGCCGACGGCCTGCGCAACGAGATCCAGATCGTCGTCACGGTGCAGAGCCTGCACCCGGAGGACCCCTACGACGTGCTGGCGATCAACGCCGCGTCGGCCTCGACCCAGATCGGTGGCCTGCCCTTCTCCGGCCCGATCGGCGGCGTGCGCGTCGCCCTGATCGACGGCCAGTGGGTCGCGTTCCCGACCTGGTCGCAGCTGGAGAAGGCGACCTTCAACATGGTCGTGGCCGGCCGCGTCGTCGGTGACGACGTCGCGATCATGATGGTCGAGGCCGAGGGCACCGAGAACACGCTCGACCTGATCGACGGTGGCGCCCCGGCGCCGACCGAGCAGGCCGTGGCCGAGGGCCTGGCCGCCGCCAAGCCGTTCATCCGCGTGCTGTGCGAGGCGCAGCAGCGGCTGGCCGATGCGGCCGCCAAGCCGACCGGCGACTTCCCGGTGTTCCCCGCCTACCAGCAGGACGCCTACGACGCGGTCGCCGCGATCGCGAGCGAGGACCTGGCCAAGGCGCTGACCATCGCCGGCAAGCAGGAGCGCGAGAACGCCACCGACGAGGTCAAGGCCGCCGTGCTGGCCAAGGTCGGCCTCGGCGAGGGTGAGGCCTTCGAGGGCCGCGACAAGGAGATCGGCGCCGCGTTCCGCGCGCTGACCAAGAAGCTGATCCGCCAGCGGATCCTGCGCGACAAGGTCCGCATCGACGGCCGTGGCCTGACCGACATCCGCCAGCTGGCGGCCGAGGTCGCGGTCATCCCGCGGGCGCACGGTTCGGCGCTGTTCGAGCGCGGCGAGACCCAGATCCTGGGTGTCACCACGCTGAACATGCTGCGCATGGAGCAGCAGATCGACTCGCTGTCGCCGGAGACGACGAAGCGGTACCTGCACCACTACAACTTCCCGCCGTTCTCCACCGGCGAGACCGGCCGCGTGGGCTCGCCCAAGCGGCGCGAGATCGGCCACGGCATGCTCGCCGAGCGCGCCCTGGTGCCGGTCCTGCCGAAGCGGGACGAGTTCCCCTACGCGATCCGCCAGGTGTCGGAGGCGCTGGGCTCGAACGGCTCCACCTCGATGGGGTCGGTGTGCGCCTCGACCATGTCGCTGCTCAACGCCGGTGTGCCGCTCAAGGCGCCGGTCGCGGGCATCGCGATGGGCCTGGTGTCCGACGAGGTCGACGGGGAGACGCGCTACGTCGCCCTGACCGACATCCTCGGCGCCGAGGACGCCTTCGGCGACATGGACTTCAAGGTCGCCGGCACCAAGGACTTCATCACCGCGCTGCAGCTGGACACCAAGCTCGACGGCATCCCCTCGGAGGTGCTGGCGGGTGCGCTGAACCAGGCCAAGGACGCCCGGCTGACCATCCTCGAGGTGCTGGCCGAGGCGATCGACAGCCCGGACGAGATGAGCCCGTACGCGCCGCGCGTCACGAGCGTGAAGATCCCGGTCGACAAGATCGGCGAGGTCATCGGGCCGAAGGGCAAGATGATTAACTCGATCACCGAGGAGACCGGCGCCGACATCTCGATCGAGGACGACGGCACGATCTACGTGGGCGCGGCCGACGGCCCGTCCGCGGAGGCCGCGATCGGCAAGATCAACGCGATCGCGAACCCGCAGCTGCCGAAGGTGGGCGAGCGCTTCCTGGGCACCGTGGTGAAGACGGCCGCGTTCGGCGCGTTCGTCTCGCTGCTGCCGGGCAAGGACGGTCTGATCCACATCTCGAAGCTGGGCAACGGCAAGCGCATCGGCAAGGTCGAGGACGTGGTCAACGTGGGCGACAAGCTCCGCGTCGAGATCGCCGACATCGACAACCGCGGCAAGATCAGCCTGGTCCTCGTCAAGGACGAGGACGAGGGCGAGAAGAAGGCCGAGGAGCAGCCCGCCGAGGGCGCCGAGGCCAAGTAG